Proteins co-encoded in one bacterium genomic window:
- the rpmJ gene encoding 50S ribosomal protein L36: MKVRASVRKMCDKCRVIRRRGIVRVICDNPKHKQRQG, encoded by the coding sequence ATGAAGGTTCGAGCTTCGGTTCGGAAGATGTGTGACAAGTGCCGCGTGATTCGTCGGCGGGGGATCGTTCGCGTGATCTGCGACAACCCCAAGCACAAGCAGCGACAAGGCTGA
- the map gene encoding type I methionyl aminopeptidase: MSFAERIAIKSRREIEQMREVGQKTAEILLEIRDRAQPGVTTGELDQIAARALEKRGLQSPFLGYAPGGVAPYPAVLCASVNDEIVHGIPGPRELREGDIISLDFGVEHRGWHGDTAVTIAIGDVDPEAEKLMATTEESMNLGIEKMVPGNRLSDIGHAIEKRALKEGYGVVHQFVGHGIGREMHEPPQVPNYGRPGRGPRLRAGMVFAIEPMVNIGSDKVRVLDDDWTAVTVDGSLSAHYEHTVLITDDGPEVLTRIPGSH, from the coding sequence GTGAGTTTCGCCGAGCGGATTGCCATCAAGAGCCGGCGCGAGATCGAGCAGATGAGGGAAGTCGGCCAGAAGACGGCCGAGATCCTCCTCGAAATCCGGGACCGGGCCCAGCCGGGCGTCACGACCGGGGAGCTCGACCAGATCGCGGCCAGGGCCCTGGAAAAGAGGGGGTTGCAGTCCCCATTTCTGGGGTATGCTCCCGGGGGGGTAGCGCCCTACCCAGCGGTCCTCTGCGCGTCCGTCAACGACGAGATCGTGCACGGCATTCCAGGACCACGCGAGCTCCGCGAGGGCGACATCATCAGCCTCGATTTCGGTGTGGAACACCGCGGTTGGCACGGCGACACGGCCGTGACGATCGCGATCGGTGACGTCGACCCCGAGGCCGAGAAGCTGATGGCCACGACAGAAGAGTCGATGAATCTCGGCATCGAGAAGATGGTGCCGGGGAATCGACTGTCGGACATCGGTCACGCGATCGAGAAGCGAGCGTTGAAAGAAGGGTACGGAGTCGTTCACCAGTTCGTGGGACACGGGATCGGTCGCGAGATGCACGAACCGCCCCAGGTTCCCAATTACGGAAGGCCCGGTCGCGGGCCCCGGCTGCGCGCCGGGATGGTCTTCGCGATCGAGCCCATGGTGAACATCGGAAGCGACAAGGTGAGGGTGCTCGACGACGACTGGACGGCGGTGACCGTCGACGGCTCCCTCTCAGCACATTACGAGCACACGGTGCTCATCACGGACGACGGTCCGGAAGTATTGACGAGGATCCCGGGATCGCACTAG
- a CDS encoding adenylate kinase: MSRMILLGPPGAGKGTQATSLIDRLGIPHVSTGDMLRAAVKAETPVGLQAKAVMESGELVSDEIVIGIAEERLSEDDAKKGFLLDGFPRTIAQAEALEGLLAKLGVELDCCLALTVDNDAIVERLLKRAEIEGRADDNEATIRERMREYDAKTAPLLDFYRSRDRLVEVDGMGTIEEVGERIKQALDK; this comes from the coding sequence ATGAGTCGAATGATCCTGCTGGGGCCTCCCGGAGCAGGGAAGGGCACCCAGGCGACGAGCCTGATCGACCGGCTGGGGATCCCCCACGTGTCGACCGGCGACATGCTTCGCGCTGCCGTCAAGGCGGAGACGCCGGTCGGTCTCCAGGCCAAGGCCGTGATGGAGTCGGGCGAGCTCGTCTCGGACGAGATCGTCATCGGCATCGCCGAAGAGCGCCTCTCGGAAGACGACGCCAAGAAGGGCTTCCTGCTCGACGGTTTCCCGCGCACGATCGCCCAGGCGGAGGCGCTCGAGGGGCTGCTCGCGAAACTCGGCGTCGAGCTCGACTGCTGTCTGGCGCTGACCGTGGACAACGACGCGATTGTCGAGCGACTCCTCAAGCGAGCCGAGATCGAGGGTCGCGCCGACGACAACGAAGCGACGATCCGGGAGCGGATGCGGGAGTACGACGCGAAGACCGCGCCGCTGCTGGACTTCTACAGGAGCCGGGATCGCCTCGTCGAGGTGGACGGCATGGGCACCATCGAAGAGGTGGGAGAGAGGATCAAGCAAGCACTCGACAAGTGA